A window of Eucalyptus grandis isolate ANBG69807.140 chromosome 4, ASM1654582v1, whole genome shotgun sequence genomic DNA:
AAATTATGGGTTTACATTGTTAGTTGTTTGGTGTCATTTTGTGTTGATTATTTCGATTCTTTATGTACGATGAAATTCTTTTGCATTGTGTCAATCAATTTGCTCTGGTCAAGAGTCAAGAGTCTGTAATTTTCGAAGTACTGTTTTCAGTGGAATTATTCTTTTGTGCTTATCATCcatattcataaaatttgtacaCGTATTATCTTGTGAATCTGAGGTTAGTGTTATGATTGATCGTCTTGTCTGATCTCCTACCACTGCGATTTTGGGATGAGCTCACCTACGAAACTTCACCGATCAAGGTTATAGTTGCACATTAAAATGTCTCGACTACGAGTTCCTCTGAAATTTATATGGAGGACAAAGACAGCCTCCTTTTTACTTTCACATTTATATAGGAAAGGCAGGCGGATTATATCTTGGGAAGTGGAGATTTGGCATCACACATAGCCGAAACAACATTATGCTGATCCTCATTTTCTAACTTTAGGAATCAGGAATAGAGGCTGTGCTTTCTGCGAAGTTATGCCTAATTTTTCTGTCATATCTAACTTGCTAAGTTCGGCTCCATGAGGAAGTGTCCAATCAAAGAACTTAACCAGGGAAGCGAGAACTAAGGGAACTTGCTTAGCAGCCATCGGCAGTCCAGGGCATATTCTTCTTCCAGCGCCAAAAGGTAAAAACTCGAAGTGTTTGCCTTTGAAGTCCAAGGACGATTGAACGAACCGTTCTGGGTTGAACTCTAATGGATCTTTCCAAATCGTAGGGTCTCTCCCAATCGCCCATATGTTGACTAGTACTTGAGAGTTCTTAGGGATGAAGTAATTCATCAGACTGCATGTTCGAGGAGCACGGTGAGGCAGGAGCAATGGTGCTGGTGGGTGCAGCCTCAGTGTCTCTTTGACACAAGCTTCCATGTATTTAAGTTTGGATAGGTTGGATTCTTTTGGTTTGTCTTGGCTGATTTCTTTTGCGAGTTCTTCTCGAACTTTATCCATGGACTCTGGGTTTTGTATTAGCTCTGCCATTGCCCATTCAACTGTAGTGCTACTAGAGTCTGTTCCAGCAGTGAAAAGCTCCTGCAACGTAGAGCAGAATCAACTCAATCCACTGTACATGCTGAATAGACTCTAAAACTGGAAATGTAGTATTCCGACAATGAAACAAACATGCCAAAGATAATCCCATTTTCATTTGACAGACAAGCGAAGCTTCAAATGCCTATTCACAGCTAGTCCTTTGATCATCATTTTTCCAGTCAGAAATGATATCAGAAATTGATCTGTGATTCTTTAGTTATTTAGCAAAAAGTAGCTCGTCTCCTTTTTGGATCTTATACAGGTAGCTCCTTAAGTAATTTATAATATGACTGTTGGCGACTGGTGCAGAAGAACCTGTAGAAAGAGACTATCTACATTGTACTGCTAAGTGCTCAAAGGTATACTACAACGTTGAATGTTTATGAAGGGTTATAGAGTGTAACCTTATTCTTCTTATCACATCAAACACTCcataaaataacaaatttttagtATGGCCCTTGAGTCTCAAGATTTTCCTATTCAGTACTTGTTAATTTCTTCGGTAATTTGGAACTAAACAACAGGATAAGAGGCTTCAGATATCTCAAAGTAGAAAACTGCAGCTCATATATACTTTTTTTGCCCTTTTAGGTCCCTATAAAGCTCTTACCATGTACAGTTGGTTGATTATTTCATCGGTGAAGTCGTTTTCAATGAGAACGTCCAAGAAGTCTGATTGTGCTGCTTCATCGCCCTCTTTTGCTTTCCGATGTCGCCGTTCTTCAATAATGGCTGTCCACATATCGTTCATCTTCACTGTCAGCTCCTTCGATTTCCTCTGTATACCCTGGAGATCCAATCCGCTTAAGATTGGATAAAGATCTGATATATTCGGCATAGCAGACACCTCCATCATCTGCCTGACAAGATTTTTCATCTCTCCATCCACCGTCCCATTCTTAAACTCGATAAAGTCTTTCGAGACAAGAATGTTGCTCAGCATGTTGAGTACAGTGGCAAAAACAACTTCTCCAATATCCACTACGTCACCCTCTTTCGAACTGATCAGTTCAACCATCTCCATGACCTTTTTCTCTCGAACATGTGTCTGAGACTCTATGGCGCTCCTCGAGAAAAGCTCAGTTTTACATATTGTTCGCAAATATTTCCACCCGATCCCGCATTTCGGAGACCATCCGAGTGATATATAACTGAGCTTCGATCTCTCAACTGGCATCACATGAGGGACATATCGAGCGGACAACAAATGATCCTTCTCTTTAAGAATTTCCTCGGCAACAGCTGGGGACGACCCCACGATCACGAGCTGAGTGCCGAGCTTCAAGGATATGAGAGGGCCATATACTTTGGCGAATTCCGATAGAGTAACATGAGGCATCTTCCCTAGCTGCATAAAATTGCCTAGGATTGGCCATGGACGGGGTCCTGGTGGGAGAGGCAGCGGTGGTAATTTAACAAGTGGTCGAGCCTTGAATTGActatggatgaagaagaggatgatCAGAGAAACATAAAGGGGAAGGAGAGGATTGTTGATTCCTTCGGTTAAGTCGGTAAGAGCCACGAGTTTACGGTACATCATGATTCATTTGCTCTATTGAACAGATGAATTTAGCCAAGGAAAAGAACTGAACAGATGGGATTTCTGGGATCTCAATTATATATAGATGATGCAACTTTTTATTTAACAGACACAGGTCTTTTGTCAATAAAATTGTTGTACCAGTCAAATGCATGTCTGCATTGCACAAGCTAACGCTTCTGCAACGTGCTACTGTTCCGGAGATATTATATTATTCTCAAACGCCTACCTCGACGTTTAAAGAACAATTGTTTAATGATCATTACTCTATTTGGAATCCCCAAAATTTGCTTCATCAGTATTTTTAAAACCACCCTGAAAATTGAGAACTGGTCATTGATAATGCTTGTGAAGAAGGGCGGCGAAAATGTTTGTTTGGAAGTGAGAGAGAAACATTTTGCGGGCCAAACCAGACAAATGAAGAGGAGAAATTCTTCAATTTAATGATATTAGGTGTAACATCCACTTTGACAGGCTGCTTAAACAATGGATATGACAATTGGGATGAATATGTAGGAACCTTCCAAGCAATTTCCCAGGCCCAATCAGCTTGAAATATGTTGTCGGTTCTGTACTTTTAGTCCACATGAACAAGAAGAGTATtgtccacagagagagagagagagagagagagggtgtgaAGATGATATCATGTAGCGTGCTGATTTGGAGTCATCGAAGCAATCAAATGTTCATGTATCTGAACTAGGCGTGCATGTTTTTGTTGCTAAACACGCAAGAATAGACAGCTTTTTTGTTTGATTGTCGAGAGTAGTAAGCTGCGATGTGATATGAGCGTATACCATAAGCTTAGGGATAATGCCATTCATGACGAAGCAAGTAAGTTCGAGGTCCATCCTGTGTTTTCTCTCGAAAGTATTCAATGATCGATAAAAAGAACTGAAAATTTGACCTCGACACAAGGCAAAAAAATTTAACCTAAGAACTCGCCGATGTTTGCTTGTATATGGCCTCCAAAGTATGCTAAGAACCTGAGATCCCATGATAGACCATCTCTCATTTGGAATACTCATTTGACTGATCTCGATGATTCTAATGCtctaaatgaacaaaaaatatgcATATATGCTTTAGGTTGCGCTTCACatgatatatgtatatatttgacaaaactCTCTCTGATTTGGTCTTTTTGCTATGAAATAGAACATCTAAATGCAGGTACTAATACCCTACATGATTCAAAGCAATTTGCCCTACCAGGTAGCAATCGAAACAAGGAAATTTCCCGTTCTGTTTTGGTTCCACATGTCCAAACTGTTCACAGCGTGCATGTCCTCGCTACGAACAGGAGATTCTTCCCAACTTTTGACACATTTCTTCCTTAACTGTTCGGCGGTTGCACTCTCTCTTTCCGTAGATGTCATTGTTTTATGAGGCACTCTATTGAATTCAATAAACTTAGACAAGGAAGTCGGTAATTTCTCTAAACGCATCAATTCATTGTCCAATATCGACAAAAACGACAAGGTTTCAAAGTAACATATGCTTTTTTTCAGTAAAGATAAGATCCAAATTGTAACTTCACTGGCTCCACTAAACCTAACGCATCACtttcttaattgattaattactCACCTAACACGAACGGCAAGCCGTCCACTCTTTCCTCTTTGCTGGAAAAATACGGTCTAGTTAAAGCCTACGCCCCCACTTGGACCACGTTGTGCGCATGGAGgattttggtttcttcttttgacGTTTGCTGTTTTCGGGGGACTGCTTACATCACATTTTCAACCAGTACATGGGTAAACTTATTCTGTATCAATGAAAACAATTTATAAATAACATATCCTCTACAAAATCTCACGCTACAGCTTTCAAATGACGATGCCTCCAAGCACGAGATGCTCGAAACGGggcaaaagggggaaaaaaggaaaagaaaaaacaacgcTCCAGACAACTGTTGGGCCAGCAACCACTTGAAACTAAACCAATGACATAAAAGTAAGCAGATAAACTTGCAAACGTTAGCTTTCTTGGGGGGTATTGCTGGATCTGCGATAAGGCACATATCTGTGCTCTTTTGCAgcatttttccttctctttttctccataaAGGCGTCCACCTTTCCAGATGCCTGATCATATCATCAAAAAATGTTAATAGCTGCAAGTCAATGTACCAGTTATGACCTCAAAGCAAGAAGGATAATCTTTTGAGgacagggaaaaaaaataatacctTGAGACTATTATACTTCTCAATAAGCCTTCTTTTACGAATCTCCGCTGCAAGAATCAGACAAATTCAAAATCCTGATATATATTCAGATCTAGAACTAACCACATACGTAGCAAGATCCAAAGACACACGCTGACAATCTAGTTTTAAAAGCATGTATAGCATGAGAATGACCACATCCACGAAGGACAACAAGATGATGTGCCTTTTTGGACAAAAGAAAGATGATGATGCTACATATTCAGGGTACTATTTTTATGTGCATGTGTCCCCCCGTCAACGTCATTGTGAACCTAAACCACTAGCCTCCATCACCCCCACGATTTTATGGACCCTTTGTGCCACCTTCCGGCACCATTGTGCATCTTCCTCCAATGCAATCATCAATGAAGTAGCTCACAACACTGTTATGTATCTCAAAGCATCACCATGGGCATTTTAACCAACATTAATACGCGCTCCGATTAAACTTTCCAAGGACATGGAGGGGACAGTTAATCTGCAAGAGAATTTCCCAAAGAACCAGCCTTGTGTACTCATTTTAAGGCGTGTTGAACCTGAATCAGCTTGATAGTCAACATTAACAATAATATCACGCCTTCCCTAATTCCAGACACAAAATTCCCTGTCATAAGGGGGCAAATCTGCACACAGATCATGAGAGAGTCTGAAGACCTACATTTTTTAAGGTAAAATGGTTTTTTCCCTTGCTTtgcagcttctctctctttctttttgtgctCAGCAAGAATTGCAGCCTCTGTTTGCTTTCCTGTCTCTGACTTCAATTGCTTGTCCTGTTAGTTCAGCATATGAAGGGAAAAGAATAAACAGGGTGCACCAGAAAATGGTATTACTGCAACATTATATTTCCGCATTTAAGAAAGGACTCACGATCCAGCCAATTCGACTTTTCAATTCATCAATGACATCTGGGTCATTTGATTTCTTTAACTGCTTCTGTAATTCCTGCATGTCCAGAGGGCCAGTTTATCAGATGAAATAAAGACATCACACAACTGACAATTTCATCTAAAATGTCTGTTAAATTCTACCTTTCTTTCTGCAGGAAGCTCATTCTCATAAAGAAAACCATATCTCTTCTTGAACCTATAGCACAGAAATGCTTGTGAAGATATTATATAGCATTACTCAAAGCAATATAAAGCACTGAGAAAGTAAGATGGCCAATACTAATGAAAGCATGACATATGAATATGATCGTAAGATCGTTGGGACAGAGTATAGAGTCTATTTCAAATTCTACATGACAGACGTACTTGAGTTGCAactaaaaattattcaaatttttctaattcttaCGTTTTTTACAGaaactaaaacaagaaataggGCGATCCTGCTACATCTTTGTATAAAAATTCCATTGCTTGTTAATTATGCAAAAAAGGATTGGTATTTTCTCACTAAGGATCACATATGTGACTTCCTTGAACTCTGGAAATGCATCCACTACATGATTCAGCCCCAGAAGAAAGTCTAAGCATATGTATCAGACGACACCAAGTGACCTTGTTCAGAATGCATCTATAGCAATAATTTGTCTCACAAAGATAGATTTAATTTCCTCTATATGCCGTCCTGCAAGAATCCTTTTCAGTCCCAAGCTAAGTCATAACAATATTGTAAACCATCCACAAGTTCATTCCACGCTGCAATTAGGCAATCAATCAGTTCTGCTTTTATGCTTCATCACATTCGACATCAATCATAGACCCAACGAAAAACACCCGTAAAGGATGGTGCAAAATAGCAACTGAATCATATGAAAAATGTAGGATTTAATATCGAATGTGAAGAAACAGCATAATAATCCACACCAACTGGGTGGTCAACAGTAacaaaataagcaaataatTCAAGTATTCTTGCTTATCAAAACCAAAACAATTCCTGGCAAACTATGGTCATTGATGCAGATGAATGAATCAATGAGTTATGATGACCTTATTAACAGCAAGATGCGTTTCTACAAGATCACTGGATAAGCAAAATAAAATCCTCTAATTTGAGGAACAAGCTTCATGTAACACAGCAAAAGAGGAAACGAGGTAATGCAGGCTTACCCCTCCACATTCAATGTACCACATAGAGATTCAAAACGAGGATCCCGTGCA
This region includes:
- the LOC104441798 gene encoding probable (S)-N-methylcoclaurine 3'-hydroxylase isozyme 2, with the protein product MMYRKLVALTDLTEGINNPLLPLYVSLIILFFIHSQFKARPLVKLPPLPLPPGPRPWPILGNFMQLGKMPHVTLSEFAKVYGPLISLKLGTQLVIVGSSPAVAEEILKEKDHLLSARYVPHVMPVERSKLSYISLGWSPKCGIGWKYLRTICKTELFSRSAIESQTHVREKKVMEMVELISSKEGDVVDIGEVVFATVLNMLSNILVSKDFIEFKNGTVDGEMKNLVRQMMEVSAMPNISDLYPILSGLDLQGIQRKSKELTVKMNDMWTAIIEERRHRKAKEGDEAAQSDFLDVLIENDFTDEIINQLYMELFTAGTDSSSTTVEWAMAELIQNPESMDKVREELAKEISQDKPKESNLSKLKYMEACVKETLRLHPPAPLLLPHRAPRTCSLMNYFIPKNSQVLVNIWAIGRDPTIWKDPLEFNPERFVQSSLDFKGKHFEFLPFGAGRRICPGLPMAAKQVPLVLASLVKFFDWTLPHGAELSKLDMTEKLGITSQKAQPLFLIPKVRK
- the LOC104441799 gene encoding ribosomal RNA processing protein 36 homolog, with amino-acid sequence MRKPSRDDRAATSSKTKFDDSEESELSTSEDEGEIERELADVTFEELQKARSDGSHSVYKKPNEEKKPKRANKNRPMEASWKKPVGRFREVIQAPKKVARDPRFESLCGTLNVEGFKKRYGFLYENELPAERKELQKQLKKSNDPDVIDELKSRIGWIDKQLKSETGKQTEAAILAEHKKKEREAAKQGKKPFYLKKSEIRKRRLIEKYNSLKASGKVDAFMEKKRRKNAAKEHRYVPYRRSSNTPQES